One Oscillospiraceae bacterium genomic region harbors:
- a CDS encoding glycosyltransferase family 2 protein has translation MKASVIIPNLNGAGWLRDSIESIWAQTEQDFELIVIDNGSTDESLEIARSYCGRDRYTLIENAENTGFSHAVNQGIAIAKGEYMALFNNDAFAEPTWLAELLRTAEADPKIFAVSSLMLRFYEPELADDAGDYVTILGFACKRGDGLKASRYTKPCRIFSACGGAALYRKSILDKIGVFDELFFAYYEDVDLSWRANNFGYKNVYCPTARCRHICGATTGAVRYNPFKSIQSGRNSILLPYKNQPLVMMLLNLIPMVLGYLLKVVMFRFRGFGNDYAKGFHEAWVALPKLNKPKFHWKNLPNYIWVECSLIVGLFRYLIYRIQRALKVT, from the coding sequence ATGAAAGCAAGTGTCATTATCCCAAACCTGAACGGTGCAGGCTGGCTGCGTGACTCCATCGAGTCCATCTGGGCACAGACCGAGCAGGATTTTGAACTGATCGTCATTGACAATGGCTCCACGGATGAAAGCCTGGAGATTGCCCGCAGCTATTGCGGCCGCGACCGCTACACCCTGATTGAAAACGCCGAGAATACCGGTTTTTCCCACGCCGTCAACCAGGGCATAGCCATTGCCAAAGGCGAGTACATGGCTCTGTTCAACAACGACGCCTTTGCCGAGCCGACCTGGCTGGCGGAACTGCTCCGCACTGCTGAGGCCGACCCCAAGATCTTTGCCGTCAGCAGCCTGATGCTGCGCTTTTACGAGCCGGAACTTGCCGATGATGCGGGCGATTACGTGACTATTTTGGGGTTTGCCTGCAAGCGCGGCGACGGCCTGAAGGCAAGCCGATACACAAAACCCTGCCGCATCTTCAGTGCATGCGGCGGCGCGGCGCTGTACAGAAAATCCATTTTGGATAAAATCGGCGTTTTTGACGAATTGTTTTTTGCCTATTATGAGGACGTGGACCTGAGCTGGCGCGCGAACAACTTTGGTTACAAGAACGTTTATTGCCCAACGGCGCGGTGCCGGCACATCTGCGGTGCCACAACGGGTGCGGTGCGGTACAATCCGTTCAAGAGCATCCAGAGCGGACGGAACAGCATCCTGCTGCCCTACAAGAACCAGCCGTTGGTGATGATGCTGCTGAACCTGATCCCGATGGTGCTGGGGTATCTGCTGAAAGTGGTGATGTTCCGGTTCCGTGGGTTCGGCAACGATTATGCGAAAGGCTTCCACGAAGCCTGGGTAGCCCTGCCGAAGCTGAACAAGCCGAAGTTCCATTGGAAAAACCTGCCCAACTACATCTGGGTCGAGTGCAGTTTAATTGTCGGCCTGTTTCGCTACCTCATCTACCGCATCCAGCGCGCGCTGAAGGTGACCTGA
- a CDS encoding Lrp/AsnC family transcriptional regulator, with product MDDLDHKIVQLLSENARMPVKDIAQKVSLTSPAVSSRIHRLEQEGIIGGYTVVLRNPGAPARVEALISVLVDAATRASFLAMIEQESQVLQCFRVTGSYNFIIKVSCTDIDALEHLLTKMQKMGSTNTQIILNTQLDRNLAF from the coding sequence ATGGACGATCTAGACCATAAAATCGTACAACTTTTATCCGAAAATGCACGTATGCCCGTCAAAGACATTGCACAGAAGGTCAGTCTGACCAGCCCGGCCGTGTCCAGCCGCATCCATCGGCTGGAGCAGGAGGGTATCATCGGCGGCTACACAGTGGTGCTGCGCAACCCCGGCGCCCCCGCCCGTGTGGAGGCGCTCATCTCTGTTTTGGTGGATGCCGCCACCCGCGCCAGCTTCCTGGCGATGATCGAGCAGGAGTCCCAGGTCTTGCAGTGCTTCCGCGTGACAGGCAGTTACAATTTTATTATTAAGGTAAGCTGCACCGACATCGACGCACTGGAGCATCTGCTGACCAAGATGCAGAAGATGGGTTCCACCAACACCCAGATCATCCTGAACACCCAGCTGGACCGCAATCTGGCATTTTAA
- a CDS encoding AraC family transcriptional regulator — MIFDPEIYCTAAETRELDGKDAVTLAGAGLWAGVLSRGECLLEGLARPGQSGDILLGPSPLALTPQTDCHLVAVRLTGLCADAYLLSMGTPCWADGAACPGAAELIAQLHGCGSAPLAYGLLCALGKADETARPLPPLVAEAVAAIRQNYMALYGVEELSEQLGVTKSHLVRTFKQEIGVSPGKYLTNVRIEAVKALLLSDEYNLEMIAGMTGFSGANYLCRVFKREVGVSPAAWRAAAAPLPAVPKLPPRSAEMFV, encoded by the coding sequence TTGATATTTGACCCAGAAATTTACTGCACCGCTGCCGAGACCCGCGAACTGGACGGAAAGGATGCCGTCACACTGGCTGGCGCCGGGCTGTGGGCAGGGGTTCTTTCCCGCGGGGAGTGCCTGTTGGAAGGTCTGGCCCGGCCGGGGCAGAGCGGGGATATTCTGTTAGGTCCCTCCCCGCTGGCGCTGACGCCGCAGACCGATTGCCACCTGGTGGCCGTGCGGCTGACCGGCCTGTGTGCCGACGCCTACCTACTAAGTATGGGCACGCCCTGCTGGGCCGATGGCGCGGCCTGTCCCGGCGCGGCGGAGCTGATCGCCCAGCTGCACGGCTGCGGCAGTGCCCCCCTGGCCTACGGCCTGCTGTGCGCCCTGGGCAAGGCGGATGAGACAGCCCGCCCCCTGCCGCCGCTGGTGGCCGAGGCGGTGGCGGCCATCCGGCAGAATTACATGGCACTGTACGGCGTGGAGGAATTGAGCGAACAGCTGGGCGTGACGAAGAGCCACCTGGTACGGACGTTCAAGCAGGAGATCGGCGTGTCGCCTGGGAAGTACCTGACCAATGTGCGCATTGAGGCCGTGAAGGCACTGCTTTTGAGCGACGAGTACAATTTGGAGATGATTGCCGGGATGACGGGGTTTTCGGGGGCGAACTATTTGTGCCGGGTGTTTAAACGGGAGGTGGGGGTATCCCCTGCCGCCTGGCGGGCGGCAGCCGCGCCCTTGCCGGCGGTGCCGAAATTGCCGCCGAGAAGTGCAGAGATGTTTGTTTAA
- a CDS encoding zinc ribbon domain-containing protein, which yields MYFCKNCGRLAHPGEDRCPKCGAAHIQPAPAAAAPTGPAAPQYHPAEDAPEQDVPALGFGSTLGTLVIFAIPLVGFIMMLVWSFSGGPDSARKRLARAYLVRTLIIAVIFALLFLIGALSLAAVSHSLYYALR from the coding sequence ATGTACTTTTGCAAAAACTGCGGCCGCCTGGCCCATCCCGGCGAAGACCGCTGCCCCAAATGCGGTGCTGCCCACATCCAGCCCGCCCCCGCAGCAGCAGCCCCCACCGGGCCTGCCGCCCCGCAGTATCACCCGGCTGAGGACGCCCCGGAGCAGGATGTTCCGGCCCTGGGCTTTGGCAGCACGCTGGGCACGCTGGTCATCTTTGCCATCCCTCTGGTAGGCTTTATCATGATGCTGGTGTGGAGCTTTTCCGGCGGCCCGGACAGTGCCCGCAAGCGCCTGGCCCGTGCTTATCTGGTCCGCACGCTCATCATCGCGGTTATCTTTGCGCTGCTGTTTTTGATCGGTGCGCTGAGCCTGGCGGCCGTTTCCCACAGCCTGTACTACGCCCTGCGCTAA